Proteins encoded together in one Psychrobacter sanguinis window:
- a CDS encoding thymidylate synthase produces MITTKKNEAAYLDLIRYVRNHGTEKGDRTGTGTRSHFGAQLRFDLSDGFPLLTTKKVHMKSITYELFWFLKGDTHVKYLQDNGVRIWNEWSTAEQTARFGRPEGELGPIYGHQWRNYGASKKPDGSYNQDGVDQIVEVIEQIKNNPNSRRLIVSGWNPAEATQVALPPCHTLFQFFVADGKLSCQLYQRSADLFLGVPFNIASYSLLTHMIAQVCDLEVGEFIWTGGDCHLYQNHIEQVNEQLSREAYELPTLWLNPDIKDIFDFTFDDIRVENYKSHPAIKAPVAV; encoded by the coding sequence ATGATAACCACTAAAAAAAATGAAGCCGCCTATCTGGATTTAATCCGCTACGTTCGTAACCACGGTACCGAAAAGGGAGACCGTACGGGTACAGGAACTCGCAGTCACTTTGGCGCCCAATTACGCTTTGATTTAAGCGACGGTTTTCCGTTATTAACCACCAAAAAAGTTCACATGAAATCGATTACCTATGAACTATTTTGGTTTTTAAAAGGCGATACCCATGTTAAATATTTACAGGACAATGGGGTGCGTATTTGGAATGAATGGTCAACGGCTGAACAAACTGCTCGATTTGGTCGCCCCGAAGGCGAGCTTGGCCCTATCTATGGTCATCAGTGGCGCAACTATGGTGCCAGTAAAAAACCAGATGGCAGCTACAACCAAGATGGGGTGGATCAAATCGTTGAGGTGATTGAGCAAATTAAAAACAACCCCAACTCTCGCCGTTTGATTGTCTCTGGTTGGAACCCTGCGGAAGCGACTCAGGTTGCATTGCCCCCTTGCCATACCCTATTCCAATTCTTCGTAGCAGATGGCAAGCTGTCTTGCCAATTGTATCAGCGTTCAGCAGATTTATTTTTAGGGGTGCCGTTTAACATTGCCAGCTACTCCTTATTAACCCATATGATTGCTCAAGTCTGCGACTTAGAGGTGGGTGAATTTATTTGGACCGGTGGCGATTGTCACCTGTATCAAAACCATATTGAACAGGTAAATGAGCAGCTGTCACGCGAGGCTTATGAGCTGCCCACCCTATGGTTGAATCCTGATATTAAAGATATTTTTGATTTTACCTTTGATGACATTCGAGTCGAAAACTATAAATCGCACCCTGCTATCAAAGCACCGGTCGCCGTTTAG
- the lgt gene encoding prolipoprotein diacylglyceryl transferase, translating into MMIHPQFDPVALSLGPVQVHWYGFMYLLAFVAAYGLAWYRSSKREGWTQDMVSDLVFFGALGVILGGRIGYVLLYQFDQLLANPMYLFRVWEGGMSFHGGFIGVALAMIYFARKYKKPIFTVLDFIVPCVPTGLLFGRIGNYINGELWGRVSDGGHNWLTYFPQAAQFDADLIAANPALQSLAMQVNGNYLLPRHPSQLYEAFAEGLLTFILVWWFSSKPRPRMAVSALFMLCYGVSRFTIEFFRQPDEGYQLIFGWMSKGQLYTLPMIIIGLILMVLAYRRQQYDWGKYAS; encoded by the coding sequence ATGATGATTCATCCCCAATTTGATCCCGTAGCCCTATCACTCGGCCCCGTTCAAGTACATTGGTACGGTTTTATGTATTTACTGGCCTTTGTCGCAGCCTACGGACTTGCTTGGTATCGCAGTTCCAAGCGCGAAGGCTGGACACAAGATATGGTGTCAGACTTAGTGTTTTTTGGCGCATTGGGTGTGATTTTAGGGGGCCGCATTGGCTACGTCCTACTGTATCAATTTGATCAATTGCTCGCCAACCCCATGTATTTATTTAGAGTATGGGAAGGCGGTATGTCCTTCCATGGTGGCTTCATCGGCGTGGCCTTAGCAATGATTTATTTTGCTCGTAAATACAAAAAGCCCATATTCACCGTGTTAGACTTTATCGTACCGTGTGTGCCAACAGGTTTGTTATTTGGGCGTATTGGTAATTATATTAACGGCGAGCTTTGGGGTCGAGTCTCGGATGGCGGTCATAATTGGCTTACCTATTTCCCTCAAGCTGCGCAATTTGATGCCGACTTAATTGCCGCCAATCCTGCACTACAGTCTCTAGCAATGCAAGTGAATGGCAACTACCTGTTACCACGTCATCCTTCGCAGTTGTATGAGGCTTTTGCCGAAGGCTTATTAACCTTTATATTGGTTTGGTGGTTTTCTTCTAAACCACGCCCACGTATGGCTGTATCTGCTTTATTTATGTTGTGCTATGGAGTCAGTCGCTTCACAATCGAATTTTTCCGTCAGCCCGATGAAGGTTATCAATTAATCTTTGGTTGGATGAGTAAAGGACAGCTATACACTTTGCCTATGATTATTATTGGCTTGATATTAATGGTATTAGCTTATCGTCGTCAGCAATATGATTGGGGCAAATACGCAAGCTAA
- the urtE gene encoding urea ABC transporter ATP-binding subunit UrtE, producing MLQVNAINQYYGGSHILRDVTLSAPIGECSVILGRNGVGKTTLLKCLMGILPIKSGEIILDDKDISKQSPEQRVHQGLAYVPQGRDIFSTLTVEENILIGMAKFSQSKASKVPKHLYDLFPVLDEMKHRRGGDLSGGQQQQLAIARALASEPRVLILDEPTEGIQPSIIKDIGRVIQDLARQGNMAIVLVEQFYEFAEELADNYTVLSRGQVVAQGKGSEMAANNIQQLVAI from the coding sequence ATGTTACAAGTTAATGCCATAAATCAATATTACGGAGGCAGCCATATCCTTCGCGACGTCACTCTGAGCGCTCCCATTGGAGAATGTAGCGTAATACTTGGTCGCAATGGGGTGGGTAAAACAACTTTACTGAAGTGCTTAATGGGTATTTTACCGATTAAATCGGGTGAAATTATCTTAGATGATAAAGACATCAGTAAGCAGAGCCCTGAGCAACGGGTACATCAAGGGTTGGCTTATGTCCCTCAAGGTCGCGATATTTTTTCTACGCTCACGGTAGAAGAAAATATTTTAATTGGTATGGCTAAGTTCTCTCAGAGTAAAGCCAGTAAAGTTCCTAAACATTTGTATGATTTATTTCCAGTACTTGATGAAATGAAGCATCGCCGAGGGGGCGATTTGTCTGGAGGTCAACAGCAGCAATTGGCCATTGCTCGTGCACTTGCTTCAGAACCTAGGGTACTTATTTTGGATGAGCCTACCGAGGGTATCCAGCCTTCTATTATTAAAGATATTGGCCGTGTTATTCAGGACTTAGCCCGTCAAGGCAATATGGCCATTGTCTTGGTCGAGCAGTTTTATGAGTTCGCAGAAGAACTGGCCGATAATTATACGGTGTTGTCACGAGGGCAAGTGGTGGCACAAGGTAAAGGGTCGGAAATGGCGGCAAATAACATCCAACAATTGGTGGCGATTTAG
- the urtD gene encoding urea ABC transporter ATP-binding protein UrtD → MEEYGSGLDGLVHTTPKSGPDLSHGIALYLEEVDVWFDSFQALNNLSLYIEEGELRCIIGPNGAGKTTLMDVITGKTRPTSGTAFFGQVHDLSTLSTEQIAEAGIGRKFQKPTVFENFTILDNLMLAAPKDKRVSRSWYTRIDADTQNTLDSTLQQIRLKEMLHKPAGLLSHGQKQWLEIGMLLMQSPKLILLDEPVAGMTDAETEHTAELCLRLKKDHTLVVVEHDMTFIDAISEKVTVLANGAILAEGTLHDVQNNEAVIETYLGR, encoded by the coding sequence ATTGAAGAATACGGTAGTGGTCTGGACGGGCTGGTGCATACTACCCCCAAATCTGGACCTGATTTAAGTCATGGTATTGCGCTATACCTTGAAGAAGTTGACGTTTGGTTTGACTCTTTTCAAGCCTTAAACAACCTATCCTTGTATATAGAAGAAGGTGAGCTACGCTGTATTATTGGTCCCAATGGTGCAGGCAAAACTACGTTAATGGATGTCATTACTGGTAAAACACGCCCAACTTCGGGTACCGCCTTTTTCGGTCAGGTTCATGACTTATCCACTTTATCCACTGAGCAAATTGCAGAAGCAGGTATCGGACGTAAATTTCAAAAACCCACTGTATTTGAAAACTTTACGATATTAGATAACTTAATGCTTGCGGCCCCTAAAGACAAACGAGTATCGAGAAGTTGGTATACCCGTATCGATGCTGATACCCAAAACACCCTAGACTCCACTCTACAACAGATTCGCTTAAAAGAGATGTTACACAAGCCGGCAGGACTACTGTCTCATGGTCAAAAGCAGTGGCTTGAAATTGGAATGCTACTAATGCAAAGCCCAAAGTTAATTTTATTAGACGAGCCGGTCGCTGGCATGACCGACGCAGAAACCGAACATACCGCTGAGCTTTGTTTGCGTCTTAAAAAAGATCATACCTTGGTCGTCGTCGAGCATGACATGACCTTCATCGATGCCATTAGCGAAAAAGTAACGGTTTTGGCAAATGGGGCAATTTTGGCTGAAGGTACGTTACATGATGTTCAGAATAATGAAGCAGTAATCGAAACCTACTTAGGTCGATAA
- the urtC gene encoding urea ABC transporter permease subunit UrtC, protein MRFTQLLSDRPRNALLIGLCFLVLLILPWLHLMPVDSTFHISAYWITLIGKIMALAMVALALDLVWGYAGILSLGHGLYFALGGYAFGMYLTRETAGDALPDFMRFLSWTEMPWYWAGTQNFWWSMALVVLVPGLVAFIFGYFAFRSKIKGVYFSIITQAMTYAAALLFFRNETGFGGNNGFTGFTTLLGYDITAASTRAMLCFVTALALLFSYLGLRYLMSQPYGRVLGAIRDSENRLQYLGYRTLWYKLSAWVLSAVIAGIAGALYVPQVGIINPGEMNPVNSIEMAVWVAAGGRGTLIGAIVGAGAVNAIKTYFTVAYPEFWLLILGGLFVVVTIFLPNGIIGLLDRFKKEKE, encoded by the coding sequence ATGCGTTTTACTCAATTATTATCAGATAGACCCCGTAATGCCCTGCTTATTGGATTGTGCTTTTTAGTACTGTTGATATTGCCTTGGCTACATTTGATGCCGGTAGACTCAACATTTCATATTTCTGCTTATTGGATTACTTTGATTGGCAAAATTATGGCGCTGGCCATGGTGGCTTTAGCACTAGACTTAGTATGGGGTTATGCCGGTATTTTAAGTTTAGGGCACGGTCTTTACTTTGCACTTGGCGGTTATGCCTTTGGCATGTATTTAACCCGTGAAACGGCCGGTGATGCCCTACCTGACTTTATGCGTTTTTTAAGTTGGACTGAAATGCCATGGTATTGGGCGGGCACTCAAAATTTTTGGTGGTCAATGGCGTTAGTGGTTTTGGTTCCAGGACTGGTGGCCTTTATCTTTGGTTATTTTGCTTTCCGCTCTAAAATCAAAGGGGTTTATTTCTCCATCATCACCCAAGCCATGACCTATGCAGCAGCGCTACTGTTTTTCCGCAATGAAACAGGCTTTGGGGGTAACAATGGTTTTACCGGCTTTACTACCCTACTGGGCTATGACATCACGGCGGCCTCAACAAGAGCCATGCTATGCTTTGTAACTGCTTTGGCCCTCCTTTTTTCTTATTTGGGACTGCGTTACTTAATGAGCCAACCTTATGGCCGAGTGTTGGGTGCTATTCGTGACAGTGAAAACCGTCTGCAATATTTGGGCTATCGTACTCTCTGGTACAAGCTTTCTGCTTGGGTACTGTCTGCAGTTATCGCTGGGATAGCAGGGGCGCTGTATGTACCTCAAGTCGGTATTATTAATCCAGGTGAAATGAACCCAGTCAACTCGATTGAAATGGCGGTATGGGTAGCAGCTGGCGGTCGCGGCACATTAATTGGTGCCATAGTGGGTGCCGGTGCGGTGAATGCCATTAAGACCTACTTTACTGTGGCATATCCTGAGTTTTGGTTACTTATATTAGGTGGTTTATTTGTGGTCGTTACCATATTTTTACCCAATGGCATTATTGGTTTACTGGATCGATTTAAGAAGGAGAAAGAATAA
- the urtB gene encoding urea ABC transporter permease subunit UrtB, with the protein MPMLNSYSIHGQSLSTNAVITDSNTSYKLEHQANVEHKTNKAAIYKQGLLPHFMNLCLWVAALFTAVILLMLPAQAETASAVQTPTSSQPTNTVAITSDVASTPGHTLANQNEQSLTSPAALNNAATLAEVSTDSNALDPIQQFVAGDFSKRQTMLNHWPGSVESLDTLVELISNDRLYQGNNGQTYLLNAEDQLFTYPDKKETADWPSDLSQVTLTSTLRSALIFGQAKVKLASEDPTQRLKAVDILSDNIDQVDPTLISAAATNESNKKVLSALSALQARIDFKNGNTATKIEALNQLADSDSPQVLVDIESALTTENLNPALKSALTNAQSSVANRIKVSTWTGHLFIGMSTASILLLAALGLAITFGLLGVINMAHGELIMIGAYSTYVVQNLFQAYLPGMAGWYLVAAIPVAFLVSAIIGMIIERVVIRPLYGRELETLLATFGVSLILMQLVRMIFGAQNVEVSNVDWLSGAYQVSASLVLPYNRIAIIGFTVIVLALLIYLLNKTRFGLFVRAVTQNRQMARAVGIRSARIDMLAFGLGSGLAGLAGCALAQVGNVGPDLGQTYIIDAFLVVVVGGVGQVWGAVLASLGLGISGTVLEIGIGAVMAKIVLLVLVILFIQKRPQGLFALKGRFVD; encoded by the coding sequence ATGCCTATGCTAAACTCATATTCAATACACGGGCAAAGCTTATCTACAAATGCCGTGATTACTGATTCAAACACATCATATAAACTAGAGCACCAAGCTAACGTAGAACACAAAACCAATAAAGCTGCCATTTATAAACAAGGGTTATTGCCACACTTTATGAACCTTTGTTTATGGGTGGCCGCATTATTTACTGCCGTTATTTTACTGATGCTACCGGCGCAGGCTGAAACAGCATCAGCCGTACAAACCCCTACTTCTTCTCAGCCAACCAATACTGTGGCAATTACCTCTGATGTTGCTAGCACTCCGGGCCATACTTTGGCCAATCAAAATGAGCAATCGCTTACTTCGCCAGCCGCTTTGAATAACGCCGCTACCCTTGCTGAGGTATCAACAGATTCTAACGCCTTAGACCCTATCCAGCAATTTGTCGCAGGCGACTTTAGCAAACGACAGACCATGTTGAATCATTGGCCAGGATCCGTCGAAAGTCTAGATACTTTGGTCGAATTAATCAGCAATGATCGGTTGTACCAAGGTAATAACGGTCAGACCTATTTACTCAATGCTGAAGACCAGTTGTTTACCTATCCAGATAAAAAAGAGACCGCAGATTGGCCCAGTGATTTATCACAAGTCACACTAACCAGCACCCTACGCTCGGCCCTTATCTTTGGTCAGGCTAAGGTAAAGCTGGCTTCAGAAGACCCTACACAGCGTTTAAAAGCGGTCGATATTTTATCAGACAATATTGACCAAGTAGATCCTACGCTTATCAGCGCTGCGGCTACTAATGAGAGTAATAAAAAAGTGCTTTCGGCCTTAAGTGCGTTGCAAGCCCGTATCGATTTTAAAAACGGTAATACGGCAACTAAGATTGAAGCGCTCAATCAACTGGCAGACAGTGATAGTCCACAAGTATTGGTTGATATAGAATCGGCTTTGACTACAGAAAATTTGAATCCTGCGCTTAAAAGCGCCTTAACCAATGCGCAAAGTAGTGTCGCCAATCGCATCAAAGTAAGCACTTGGACCGGGCACTTATTTATCGGTATGAGTACCGCCAGTATTCTATTGCTAGCTGCTCTTGGTCTTGCGATTACTTTTGGCTTACTGGGTGTCATAAACATGGCACATGGCGAACTAATTATGATTGGTGCTTACTCAACTTATGTGGTGCAAAACTTATTTCAGGCTTATTTACCTGGCATGGCAGGCTGGTATTTAGTTGCCGCTATTCCGGTCGCCTTCTTAGTCAGCGCCATCATTGGCATGATTATCGAACGGGTGGTGATTCGCCCGCTTTATGGCCGTGAGCTTGAAACCTTATTGGCTACCTTTGGGGTGAGTCTGATTTTGATGCAATTGGTGCGCATGATTTTTGGGGCTCAGAACGTGGAAGTCAGCAACGTAGATTGGTTAAGTGGCGCCTATCAAGTCTCTGCTAGTCTCGTTCTCCCTTATAACCGTATCGCCATTATTGGCTTTACCGTTATCGTATTGGCATTACTGATTTATTTATTAAATAAAACACGCTTTGGTTTATTCGTCCGTGCGGTAACCCAAAACCGTCAAATGGCAAGAGCCGTAGGTATTCGCTCAGCACGTATTGATATGTTGGCCTTTGGTTTGGGTTCAGGTCTCGCTGGACTGGCAGGCTGTGCGTTGGCACAGGTCGGCAACGTTGGTCCTGACCTGGGACAAACCTATATTATTGATGCCTTCTTAGTCGTTGTCGTCGGTGGTGTTGGACAAGTTTGGGGCGCTGTACTGGCTTCATTAGGCCTTGGTATCAGTGGCACTGTACTCGAGATAGGCATTGGTGCAGTTATGGCCAAAATAGTACTTCTGGTTCTTGTCATCCTGTTTATTCAGAAGCGTCCACAAGGTTTATTTGCCCTCAAAGGCCGTTTTGTGGATTAA
- the urtA gene encoding urea ABC transporter substrate-binding protein: MKSHLSVLAVAILGSLSLVGCQKPAETNNETAPAETTSKTTTETKATPSVDGDTIKVGILHSLSGTMAISETSLKDTALMTIEEINANGGVLGKQLEPVVVDPASDWPLFAEKARQLLTQDKVDVIFGGWTSVSRKSVLPVVEELNGLMFYPVQYEGQEQSKNIFYTGAAPNQQAIPAVEYLMSPEGGKAERFVLLGTDYVYPRTTNQILKAFLKSKGVADADIMEEYTPFGFSNYQTIVSNVKKFSTGKKTAVISTINGDSNVPFYRELANQGIKASDIPVMAFSVGEEELRGIDTSLLQGHLAAWNYFMSIKNPVNNAFTKKYKKYAVDHKLPNADKVVTNDPMEATYVGINMWKQAVEKAGTTDVDKVRISMGGQTFDAPSGYTLKMDEENHHLWKPVMIGQIRADGQFDVINKTPEVIRAEPWSQYIPK, from the coding sequence ATGAAGTCTCATTTATCGGTATTGGCCGTTGCTATCTTAGGTAGCTTAAGCCTTGTCGGCTGTCAAAAACCAGCTGAAACCAATAACGAGACTGCACCAGCTGAAACCACCTCAAAAACAACTACTGAAACCAAAGCTACCCCTTCGGTAGATGGCGATACTATTAAAGTAGGAATTCTACATTCTTTATCAGGCACCATGGCTATTTCAGAAACATCGTTAAAAGATACAGCACTTATGACCATTGAAGAAATTAATGCTAATGGCGGTGTATTAGGCAAGCAACTTGAGCCTGTGGTAGTTGATCCAGCCTCAGACTGGCCATTATTCGCAGAAAAAGCTCGCCAGCTATTAACTCAAGACAAAGTAGATGTTATCTTCGGCGGCTGGACTTCAGTATCACGTAAATCAGTACTTCCGGTAGTTGAAGAGTTAAATGGCCTGATGTTCTACCCGGTACAGTATGAAGGTCAAGAGCAATCAAAGAATATTTTTTATACTGGCGCAGCCCCCAATCAACAAGCTATACCAGCGGTGGAATATTTAATGAGTCCAGAAGGCGGTAAAGCTGAACGCTTTGTACTGCTAGGTACCGATTATGTTTATCCTCGTACCACCAATCAGATTCTAAAAGCTTTCTTAAAATCGAAAGGTGTGGCTGATGCTGACATCATGGAAGAGTACACCCCATTTGGCTTTAGTAACTATCAGACCATCGTATCGAACGTAAAGAAGTTTTCAACTGGCAAAAAGACAGCAGTAATTTCGACCATTAATGGTGACTCAAACGTGCCATTTTATCGCGAGCTTGCCAATCAAGGCATCAAAGCCTCAGACATTCCTGTCATGGCCTTCTCAGTGGGTGAGGAAGAATTACGCGGTATTGATACCAGTTTATTACAAGGTCATTTAGCAGCATGGAACTACTTCATGTCTATTAAGAACCCAGTAAATAATGCGTTTACTAAAAAGTATAAAAAGTACGCCGTGGATCATAAGCTGCCTAATGCCGATAAAGTGGTGACCAATGATCCTATGGAAGCCACCTACGTGGGTATCAATATGTGGAAACAAGCGGTTGAAAAAGCGGGTACTACTGACGTAGATAAAGTGCGTATTAGTATGGGCGGTCAGACCTTTGATGCGCCATCAGGCTATACCTTAAAAATGGATGAAGAAAATCATCATTTATGGAAGCCAGTTATGATCGGTCAGATTCGTGCCGATGGTCAATTTGATGTTATCAATAAAACCCCAGAAGTTATCCGTGCTGAACCTTGGAGTCAGTATATTCCTAAGTAG
- a CDS encoding NRDE family protein → MCIAAIAWQLFDEMPLVLLSNRDEFLQRPTTPAHQWIDMPIYAGRDDQSGGTWLGIHQQTLSSDNVQSENVSSQNGRWAAVLNFRDGVQAAPNQHSRGELVTGFLTSDLSPLAYARQVNLQAYAGFNLIVGDDKQAVIVNNRGYPPTALHSGLHIISNGQPDNAWFKSERLRGWVRQEVLPLISESLAFHNGDKDYWLPAAWEVLTDTQQAPDEQLPDTGVPPALEQALSSICIDTPELPNYGTRTQSILTLSKLANSNNKTAEPLSKLILKSREYLIKHS, encoded by the coding sequence ATGTGTATCGCCGCCATTGCTTGGCAATTATTTGATGAGATGCCGTTAGTACTGCTGTCCAATAGAGATGAGTTTTTGCAACGACCGACAACACCGGCTCATCAATGGATAGATATGCCCATCTATGCCGGTCGTGATGACCAAAGTGGCGGAACTTGGCTAGGCATTCATCAGCAGACATTATCGTCCGATAACGTGCAGTCCGAAAATGTATCTAGTCAAAATGGACGTTGGGCGGCGGTATTAAACTTTCGGGATGGGGTACAGGCTGCCCCAAATCAGCATTCTCGGGGGGAACTGGTTACCGGCTTTTTGACCAGTGATTTATCGCCTTTGGCCTATGCTCGACAAGTGAATTTGCAAGCTTATGCGGGCTTCAACTTGATTGTCGGCGATGACAAACAGGCAGTGATAGTCAATAATCGAGGTTATCCGCCGACCGCTTTACACAGCGGATTACATATTATTTCCAATGGCCAACCAGACAATGCCTGGTTTAAGTCTGAACGTTTGCGAGGTTGGGTACGCCAAGAGGTATTGCCCTTAATCAGTGAAAGTCTAGCTTTTCACAATGGAGATAAGGATTATTGGCTACCTGCTGCTTGGGAGGTGCTGACAGATACGCAACAAGCCCCTGATGAGCAGCTACCTGATACCGGTGTGCCTCCTGCTTTGGAGCAAGCCTTATCTTCGATTTGTATTGATACTCCAGAGTTGCCGAATTATGGCACTAGGACTCAAAGTATTTTGACCCTGAGCAAGCTTGCCAATAGCAATAACAAAACCGCTGAACCCTTATCGAAATTAATCTTAAAAAGCCGTGAGTACCTGATCAAACATTCGTAA
- a CDS encoding NAD(P)-dependent alcohol dehydrogenase, producing MMKSLIFVEPGKIELTEKKIPDVGPNDALIKITTTTICGTDIHIFKGEYPVAQGLTIGHEPVGIIEKLGSAVMGYEEGQRVIAGAICPSFSSYACQDGLPSQDGGYIQPDGTCACHGYKATGGWRFGNIIDGTQAEYVLVPDAQANLAPVPDGLSDEQVLMCPDIMSTGFKGAENANIQIGDIVAIFAQGPIGLCATAGAKLKGASTIIAIDGNNERLAMAKKMGADITLNFKEVDVVDEVMKLTGGRGVDSSIEALGLQSTFEQGLKILKPGGTFSSLGVYSEDLTIPMAHFAAGLGDHTIRTALCPGGKERMRRLLNVIESGRIDLSEMVTHTYALDDIVEAYDLFMHQRDGVLKVAIKP from the coding sequence ATGATGAAATCATTAATATTTGTTGAACCAGGCAAAATTGAGCTGACCGAAAAGAAGATACCAGACGTAGGTCCCAACGATGCGCTGATTAAAATCACCACGACCACCATATGCGGGACTGATATTCATATCTTCAAAGGAGAATATCCAGTTGCCCAAGGGTTGACGATAGGCCATGAGCCAGTGGGGATTATTGAAAAGTTAGGCAGTGCTGTCATGGGTTATGAAGAAGGACAGCGGGTTATCGCTGGTGCTATTTGTCCCAGCTTTAGCTCTTATGCTTGCCAAGATGGACTCCCTTCTCAAGACGGAGGCTATATTCAACCTGATGGGACTTGCGCCTGTCACGGCTACAAAGCCACAGGCGGTTGGCGCTTCGGCAATATTATAGACGGGACGCAGGCAGAGTATGTATTGGTTCCTGATGCACAGGCCAACCTGGCGCCTGTGCCAGACGGTTTGAGTGATGAACAGGTATTGATGTGTCCTGATATTATGTCGACCGGCTTTAAAGGGGCGGAAAATGCCAATATTCAAATTGGCGATATTGTTGCAATCTTTGCCCAAGGGCCGATTGGGCTGTGTGCCACTGCTGGTGCTAAACTGAAAGGCGCTTCTACTATTATCGCCATCGATGGCAATAATGAGCGCTTAGCAATGGCTAAGAAGATGGGGGCAGATATCACATTAAACTTCAAAGAAGTGGATGTGGTGGATGAAGTTATGAAACTCACAGGAGGTCGCGGTGTAGACAGCAGTATTGAAGCGCTCGGCTTACAGTCGACCTTCGAACAAGGCCTAAAAATACTCAAACCTGGCGGCACTTTTTCAAGTTTAGGCGTTTACTCCGAGGATTTAACCATTCCTATGGCTCATTTTGCCGCTGGTTTAGGCGATCACACCATACGTACCGCATTATGCCCAGGCGGTAAAGAGCGTATGCGCCGTCTATTGAATGTGATTGAATCCGGACGTATCGACCTATCTGAGATGGTAACCCATACCTATGCTTTGGATGATATCGTTGAGGCTTATGATTTATTTATGCATCAACGCGACGGGGTGCTAAAAGTGGCTATTAAACCTTAA
- a CDS encoding RNA pyrophosphohydrolase, with translation MIDADGFRANVGIILANTQGQVLWAKRVGHDSWQFPQGGIDEGETPLDAMYRELWEEVGLYPRHVQLLAATDNWLRYRLPKRYIRHGQYPLCIGQKQKWFLLQLDEPNTEHIRFDTAKPEFDHWEWVSYWYPLGQVVHFKRGVYRRALRELARELPLKKELILPEQTNHLLPV, from the coding sequence ATGATTGATGCAGACGGCTTCAGAGCCAATGTCGGTATCATCTTGGCTAATACACAAGGACAAGTACTATGGGCAAAACGAGTTGGTCATGATTCTTGGCAGTTCCCGCAAGGGGGTATCGATGAGGGGGAAACGCCTCTCGATGCTATGTACCGAGAGCTGTGGGAGGAAGTAGGCTTATATCCTCGACACGTTCAGCTTCTAGCCGCTACTGACAACTGGCTGAGATATCGCCTACCTAAACGTTACATACGTCATGGGCAGTATCCTTTGTGTATCGGACAAAAACAAAAGTGGTTTTTGCTCCAGCTAGATGAGCCGAATACTGAACATATCCGCTTTGATACAGCCAAACCAGAGTTTGACCATTGGGAATGGGTCAGCTACTGGTATCCGCTAGGTCAAGTGGTTCATTTTAAACGGGGCGTATATCGCCGTGCATTGCGCGAGCTGGCACGCGAGTTACCGCTTAAAAAAGAGTTGATTTTACCGGAACAAACTAATCATTTGCTTCCCGTTTAA